GGCCTCACCCGGCAGAGAAATTATCAAAATTGTTAAAAGGAGTATTAATAAAACTTTCCCGACGCTTCTGCATATCATTTTTTCCTCCTATTCCCCCTTACGGTGCCTGCAAATGTGTCAACCAACCAATAAAGCGCTACAGACTCACATCCGTAAAGCTGCAATGGGCTGAACTCAAAGCAAGATTTTCAATCTGTTATCGGCATTTACGTTTCCCCTAATCCTTCACCGTTTCCTCTCTTCTGATGTTGAGTAAATATTGCCTTGCTGCAAGCGCTGCTTTAGCCCCTTCCCCAGATGCAATGATAATTCTTTTGCCAAAGGCATTGGTGACATCACCCGCAGCAAAAATACCTGCATACGTCGTAGAACAATCGGAATTGACTATGATCTCTTTTCGTTCATTCAGTTGAACGAGGTGAGATACAAGAGATGAATTCGGCTGTAACCCAATGGCTATAAATATACCTCTGACAGGAATTTTCAGCGTTTCTTCGCCGGCCTTTCTTCTTATCGTTATACCCGTGATAGTAGTATCGCCGGAAAATTGAAGAACCTTAAACTCCTCGTATGTTGTCAGATTCTTGAATTGTCTAATCCTTTCGAGCATTGCGGTATCTGCAGTAAGCACGGAATCGGATACCACATATATATTTTTTGCGATAGTATGCAGGTTTTCGACGATTTGCAGGGCTGAGTTCCCACCGCCCACGACTGCCGCGTCTTCACCGTGAACAAAGGAAATGTCCTGGATATTCCCGTAAAACAACCCTTTCCTCTGAAAGTCACTCTCACCTGGAACATTCAGTCTTCTCCTTGTCATTCCGGTTGCAATAATCAGTGTTTTAGCAAGATACTTCTTCAGTTCCGATGTAACGACCGTAAAGCCGCCCTTAACGGGTTCGATCTTTTCGACTTCGGTCAACATATGGTCTATGTGATGAGAATGGATTAACTGGTATTGGAACTTCTCTATGAGCTCAGGCCCTGTTATGAAGTCAAAACCCATATAATTTTCGACTCTTGTACTGTCTATAGCCTGCCCGCCGATGTCTTTCGCGATAAGAAAGGCATTTATCTTCAGCGTCGCGGCATAGACCGCAGCGGTAAGGCCCGCCGGTCCACCTCCAATGATGATTAGATCGTACGCTGTTTTTAATAATTTGCATTCATGACCCTGAATGAACTTTTCCCGACATCCCTCCGAACAAAAATAATAGGTAATGCCGTCACATGCAAAGGTGATTCCTTCTTCCCTGACGTCCATGTTGCAGATGGGGTCTCTCTTCATAATTAAGGTTGCCTCGCCAATCTCGGCATGAACATCGGCGTTTTCTCAATATATTTTCTGTAATCATCTCCGAACAGTTTGATCATTTCCCCCTCCTCTCTCTTTGAGAGACGGTAATACACAAGGAGAAGAACGGGAAACATAAGCGCCGTAATCAGGGTCGGCCACTGGATAAGCATCCCGATCATAATGATGAAAAGGCCTGAGTACTGAGGATGCCTCACGTAGGCATAAGGGCCGTCTGTGACCAGCTCCCCCTTTGCGCCGTGGATTAACTTCCATCCTTTCCACATTATCGCAAATCCGACGATGACCATAGCGTTGCTGATAATATGAATGACCGCCATCATTGCTGCACCGCCTCCGAGAAAAGCGAGCCACAGATGACCGCTCGCATGGGAAAAAGGATTCAGTACCGGGTATTTACTGCCGAGAAGACCCGTGAGGAGGTAAATCGTGAGAGGGAATCCGTACATCTCTGTGAACAGAGCGACAAAAAAGGCAAGAGTAGCGCCCATCGAGCGCCAATCCCTTTTCTTAAGTGGTGCGAGGAAACTTATAATAAAGAAGGTAAAGAGTCCGATATTTACGATAACGAGACTCCAGAATCCATAGGCATAAGAAATATTCTCACCATGCATGAATCGCTCCTTTGCACTTTTTTGTAGATCTACCCGGCAATGGTTCCCAGTGCCCTGAGACAACTACTCCATATGAGAATCCGATGATACTTCCCATTTTCTTTGGTTTTATATCCTCTTGCCCTTGAGCAGCGCCGAATTTGTTACAACTGAGAGGGAACTGATAGCCATTGCTGCCGCTGCGATAATTGGATTCAGCAATCCAAATGCTGCAATAGGAATTACAGCCGTGTTATAAAATAATGCCCAGAAGAGGTTCTGTTTAATTTTCTTCATTGTGGCCCTTGAAAGCTTGATGCTCCTGATTACATCCCGCAGGTCATCTTTTACGAGTATAATTCCCCCTGTTTCCTTTGCGACGTCCGAACCGCTGCCAATAGCTATTCCGATATCCGATTGCGCAAGGGCCGGAGAGTCATTGATCCCGTCTCCGACCATTGCGACGACCTTGCCTTCAGCCTGAAGATCCTTTATTACTTTTGCCTTATCTCCGGGAAGAACATTGGCAATAATCCTTTCGATTCCGACCTTTGATCCTATTGCCTTCGCGGTCCTCTCGTTGTCGCCTGTGAGCATGATTACCTGAACACCCTCAGCTTTAAGACCTTTCACCACGTCTCCCGCATAATCTTTTAATGTATCTGCAACGGCAATTAATCCTTTGAGGATACCGTCTTCTGCAACAATCATTACCGTGTTACCTTTTTCTTCGAGGCCGGATATTACTGTTTCTTTCTCATCTAAGGGGATACCCCTCTCTTTCATCAGCCTCCTGTTACCTATCAAAATCTCCCTGCCATTTAGACCGACCTTCACTCCGTGGCCGGGTATGGCTTCAAATGATTCCGCATCCGGTACTGACAGGCCCATGATATGCGCCCGTTTTATGATCGCCTCGGCAAGGGGGTGCTCCGATCCTTTCTCGGCCACGGATGCAGCAAGCAAAACATCAGTTTCACTTCCATTAAAGGTTACAATCCCGGTAACCTCGGGTTCTCCTTTTGTCAGCGTCCCTGTCTTATCAAATACGACAGTATTCAGTTTTTCGGCTTTTTCAAGATATTCGGCTCCCCTTATGAGAATAC
This sequence is a window from Nitrospirota bacterium. Protein-coding genes within it:
- a CDS encoding FAD-dependent oxidoreductase produces the protein MKRDPICNMDVREEGITFACDGITYYFCSEGCREKFIQGHECKLLKTAYDLIIIGGGPAGLTAAVYAATLKINAFLIAKDIGGQAIDSTRVENYMGFDFITGPELIEKFQYQLIHSHHIDHMLTEVEKIEPVKGGFTVVTSELKKYLAKTLIIATGMTRRRLNVPGESDFQRKGLFYGNIQDISFVHGEDAAVVGGGNSALQIVENLHTIAKNIYVVSDSVLTADTAMLERIRQFKNLTTYEEFKVLQFSGDTTITGITIRRKAGEETLKIPVRGIFIAIGLQPNSSLVSHLVQLNERKEIIVNSDCSTTYAGIFAAGDVTNAFGKRIIIASGEGAKAALAARQYLLNIRREETVKD
- a CDS encoding isoprenylcysteine carboxylmethyltransferase family protein codes for the protein MHGENISYAYGFWSLVIVNIGLFTFFIISFLAPLKKRDWRSMGATLAFFVALFTEMYGFPLTIYLLTGLLGSKYPVLNPFSHASGHLWLAFLGGGAAMMAVIHIISNAMVIVGFAIMWKGWKLIHGAKGELVTDGPYAYVRHPQYSGLFIIMIGMLIQWPTLITALMFPVLLLVYYRLSKREEGEMIKLFGDDYRKYIEKTPMFMPRLARQP